In one window of Streptomyces sp. NBC_01224 DNA:
- a CDS encoding glycosyl hydrolase, translating into MNDILDFDLDDLSPVDDDSEEAMEALWPGDLTVLSQHHTKPNGSHSFVLAHDRSVTWGVPGEPQLVAIAVARDLRQSTFTFETSHHATASFAQNWLAERGCPLERIALRGGDYIEPADDLTVQVEQQIQKSGTRYEGIDTYTSDDNPSEAWTLVNDSQATQAPVRLFYEEWNHDAGTYTMREGAFPDVGVAQTWLDERSEPLPEPPEYSDHNGAVVRARIALSRSAGTSPTPQTGLDAPRATAAVPVQRAVQGRLL; encoded by the coding sequence GTGAACGACATCCTCGACTTCGACCTCGACGATCTCTCGCCGGTCGACGACGACTCCGAGGAGGCGATGGAGGCCCTCTGGCCTGGCGACTTGACGGTGCTGTCCCAACACCACACCAAGCCCAACGGTTCACACAGCTTCGTCCTCGCCCACGACCGATCGGTCACCTGGGGGGTACCCGGCGAGCCACAGCTCGTTGCGATCGCGGTCGCTCGGGATCTGCGGCAGTCCACGTTCACGTTCGAGACGAGTCACCACGCCACGGCGTCCTTCGCCCAGAACTGGCTGGCAGAACGCGGCTGCCCGCTCGAACGGATCGCACTGCGCGGTGGCGACTACATCGAGCCCGCCGACGACCTCACCGTCCAGGTGGAACAGCAGATCCAGAAGTCGGGCACCCGCTACGAGGGCATCGACACCTACACCTCCGACGACAATCCCAGCGAGGCGTGGACACTCGTCAACGACTCCCAGGCCACCCAGGCACCGGTTCGCCTCTTCTACGAGGAGTGGAACCACGATGCCGGCACGTACACGATGCGCGAGGGCGCCTTCCCCGACGTCGGCGTCGCCCAGACCTGGCTGGACGAACGCAGCGAACCGCTGCCCGAGCCTCCGGAGTACAGCGACCACAACGGTGCTGTAGTCCGGGCCCGCATCGCCCTCTCCCGGTCCGCCGGTACCTCTCCGACACCGCAGACCGGGCTCGACGCGCCCCGCGCGACAGCGGCGGTACCGGTTCAGCGCGCGGTCCAGGGGAGGCTGCTGTGA
- a CDS encoding type II toxin-antitoxin system RelE family toxin, producing the protein MSRARFAFAAHPDAIADLRELPAGIRDLALLELQNLVHGSDDCLPLKGRLAGFHKVYVDPEVAYRLVIQFRQAPPTSTHKREIYLVAVGSRKDYAVYRAAHLRTGPQQEVGQDSATEARVQAARSRSTLTAERPTAGRATAPSTAPPSATAPRKAAQR; encoded by the coding sequence GTGAGCCGCGCCCGCTTCGCCTTCGCCGCGCACCCTGACGCCATCGCCGACCTGCGGGAACTCCCCGCTGGAATACGCGATTTGGCCTTGCTGGAGCTGCAGAACCTGGTCCACGGAAGCGACGACTGCTTGCCGTTGAAGGGCCGTCTCGCCGGCTTCCACAAGGTGTACGTCGACCCGGAGGTCGCTTACCGGCTGGTCATCCAGTTCCGCCAGGCCCCACCGACCTCGACTCACAAGCGCGAGATCTACCTCGTAGCCGTTGGCAGCCGGAAGGACTACGCGGTCTACCGCGCGGCCCACCTGCGGACCGGCCCCCAGCAAGAGGTCGGCCAGGACTCCGCCACGGAGGCCCGCGTGCAGGCCGCCCGGTCTCGTTCGACGCTCACCGCCGAACGTCCGACAGCGGGCCGCGCGACTGCCCCGTCAACAGCGCCGCCCTCGGCCACTGCCCCCCGAAAGGCCGCCCAGCGATGA
- a CDS encoding large ATP-binding protein, translated as MNPYDAGTHPGPYLVVEVLGVGDVRVPALAHGPGEPLHQAATRVIEAAATLDERHESVLDAVQRAQRLLERIGRGEVGRAQVSYALLRTALPELGDVLAQQDRAYSQFVEPLSAYRRLLSSPEPAQRATNKSYGQKTRPDRDDDWAVAGERGLVALEAVAAGGVRFRRNAIGEDPYISREKAQRQDPTVFPQTVQRLVADGLLHQDTTENVYRPGQLLSLTSQGEAALRDGRATTSRVYAALGRTTTQTTSGALADSAATPVARTCLAAPRSR; from the coding sequence GTGAACCCGTACGACGCAGGCACACACCCTGGGCCTTATCTCGTCGTCGAAGTGCTCGGTGTCGGGGATGTCCGCGTACCCGCCCTCGCGCATGGTCCGGGGGAGCCGCTGCACCAGGCCGCTACGCGCGTCATCGAAGCCGCAGCGACGTTGGACGAGCGACACGAGAGCGTGCTCGACGCGGTCCAGCGGGCTCAGCGGCTGCTCGAACGCATCGGTCGCGGTGAAGTCGGCCGCGCCCAGGTGTCGTACGCGCTGCTGCGGACCGCACTCCCCGAACTCGGAGACGTTCTGGCGCAGCAAGACCGGGCGTACAGCCAGTTCGTCGAGCCCCTGTCCGCCTACCGGCGGCTTCTGTCCTCGCCTGAGCCTGCTCAACGCGCGACCAACAAGAGCTACGGGCAGAAGACGAGGCCCGACCGGGACGACGACTGGGCCGTCGCCGGGGAGCGCGGGCTGGTAGCCCTCGAAGCCGTTGCGGCCGGAGGCGTTCGCTTTCGTCGCAACGCGATCGGCGAGGACCCGTACATCTCACGGGAGAAGGCCCAGCGGCAGGACCCGACGGTCTTCCCGCAGACCGTGCAGCGGCTGGTCGCCGACGGGCTACTGCATCAGGACACCACCGAGAACGTGTATCGGCCCGGCCAGCTCCTCTCACTCACTTCGCAGGGTGAAGCCGCCCTGCGTGATGGTCGCGCGACGACGTCACGGGTGTACGCCGCCCTCGGCCGCACCACCACGCAGACCACGTCAGGCGCGCTCGCCGACTCGGCCGCCACGCCCGTCGCCAGGACCTGCCTCGCGGCTCCCCGCTCACGCTGA